The following coding sequences are from one Dethiosulfovibrio salsuginis window:
- a CDS encoding acetate--CoA ligase family protein, with translation MNTGQMERLFKPDSVVIFSRYDDSQILSSRPMANLIFWGYRGNVYQVIVDGILWNGWEKVSALEDPPDIAMISLSPEESIDALNRCSAMAIPFVIMFSSLSVNQLPEYKDVLELAQSRGTRVLGPNCQGLANFADKIPLSWSSALDMDHPSDGHVALVSQSGDLGFSAYSMASDEGVRFRYVVTTGLSSDVDVVDVGHWLIEDYQVHMIVFYLEGLPEGRDFLKMVREAQSRGVSVAVLRGGVSPRLREFAAGRRGHGSVADEGVWKTVAKQFGMVLLDDIADLIDLGRIVDMGRNPKGCRVAVVSTSGGVGMIQADKCVSAGLDMAPIDPKSREILGKCLKEDGYLDGILTLDSQVIESSQHMNQVLKVLSDSPDVDIILVAVPVISAGAAEKLADTLIGASLSFYKPLVCCWLTDDIHGGHGAQKLRRSGIPLFDSPRRCADAVAAWVGAVKPCKKRELSCSPVSNPILGGYPDVLNGYEAACFIESYGLTPIRQAFCLDLDEVLAGGNDIGFPLALKVVSREIGSKKEARGIALNLRTEEELQNAYGRILERAVRSSPDAVIDGVLVQEMVSDGIECMVGMKRDPVFGPVVAVGLGGILYDVIKDLSLRLAPVDFPMALEMVESLKGYPLFAGFRGSKALDFRSLAAEVVKVSAMSCAEPDLVLLDIGSIFVTPGGVKIADVRVRKRGEVK, from the coding sequence GTGAATACAGGGCAAATGGAGAGGCTTTTTAAGCCCGATTCGGTCGTGATTTTTAGCCGTTACGACGATTCTCAGATTTTATCGTCTCGTCCAATGGCTAACTTGATATTCTGGGGGTATAGGGGAAACGTCTATCAGGTTATCGTGGATGGCATACTCTGGAATGGCTGGGAAAAGGTCTCCGCTCTTGAAGATCCTCCCGATATAGCTATGATATCCCTTTCCCCAGAGGAGTCCATCGATGCTCTAAACAGGTGTTCCGCTATGGCTATTCCTTTTGTGATAATGTTTTCGTCGTTATCGGTGAACCAGCTTCCAGAGTATAAGGACGTGCTGGAGCTGGCTCAAAGCAGGGGAACCAGGGTTTTAGGGCCTAACTGTCAAGGTTTGGCTAACTTTGCCGATAAGATACCTCTAAGCTGGTCGAGCGCTCTGGATATGGACCATCCCTCCGACGGCCATGTGGCTCTCGTCTCTCAAAGCGGAGACCTGGGGTTTTCCGCTTACTCCATGGCTTCCGACGAAGGTGTCAGGTTTCGATATGTGGTAACCACCGGATTATCCTCCGACGTCGATGTCGTCGATGTCGGCCACTGGCTGATAGAGGACTATCAGGTCCATATGATCGTGTTCTACCTCGAGGGACTGCCGGAAGGCCGGGATTTTCTTAAGATGGTCAGAGAGGCTCAAAGCAGAGGGGTGTCGGTGGCGGTTTTAAGGGGGGGGGTCAGTCCCCGTCTCAGGGAGTTCGCCGCAGGAAGAAGAGGTCATGGATCTGTCGCCGATGAAGGGGTCTGGAAAACCGTAGCAAAGCAGTTTGGCATGGTTTTGCTGGACGATATAGCGGATTTAATAGATTTAGGGCGAATAGTGGATATGGGCCGTAATCCTAAGGGATGTAGGGTAGCTGTTGTCTCTACCTCAGGAGGGGTAGGGATGATTCAAGCGGATAAATGTGTCTCTGCGGGATTGGATATGGCACCTATCGATCCTAAATCCAGGGAGATACTCGGCAAATGTCTGAAGGAAGATGGCTATCTGGACGGAATACTGACCCTTGATTCCCAGGTTATCGAGAGTTCTCAACATATGAACCAGGTTCTTAAGGTCCTTTCCGATTCCCCTGATGTGGACATTATTCTGGTGGCTGTTCCGGTTATTTCCGCCGGTGCGGCGGAAAAGTTGGCGGATACCTTAATCGGAGCGTCTCTGTCTTTCTATAAGCCTCTTGTCTGCTGTTGGCTTACCGACGATATTCACGGTGGTCACGGTGCCCAGAAACTCAGGAGGAGTGGCATCCCTCTTTTTGACAGCCCGAGAAGGTGTGCTGATGCGGTTGCCGCCTGGGTAGGTGCGGTGAAACCATGCAAAAAAAGGGAGCTTTCCTGTTCGCCTGTGAGCAACCCCATTTTAGGCGGTTACCCCGATGTTTTAAACGGATATGAGGCTGCCTGTTTTATAGAGTCCTATGGGTTGACGCCTATAAGACAGGCTTTCTGTCTCGACCTCGATGAGGTCTTAGCAGGAGGCAACGACATAGGTTTCCCTCTAGCGCTGAAGGTGGTTTCCAGGGAGATAGGGAGCAAAAAAGAGGCAAGGGGAATTGCCCTAAATCTGAGGACCGAGGAAGAGCTTCAAAACGCTTACGGCAGGATATTGGAGAGGGCTGTCCGTTCGTCTCCAGATGCGGTTATCGACGGGGTACTGGTTCAGGAGATGGTCTCAGACGGTATCGAGTGTATGGTCGGGATGAAAAGGGATCCGGTCTTTGGCCCGGTGGTAGCGGTAGGGCTAGGAGGGATTCTCTACGACGTCATAAAAGACCTGTCCCTTCGGCTTGCTCCTGTGGATTTCCCTATGGCCTTGGAGATGGTCGAGAGCCTGAAAGGATATCCCCTTTTCGCAGGGTTTAGAGGATCTAAGGCGCTGGATTTCCGATCTTTAGCGGCGGAGGTCGTCAAAGTCTCCGCCATGTCCTGCGCTGAGCCTGACCTAGTCCTTCTGGATATAGGGTCCATCTTCGTGACCCCTGGTGGGGTCAAAATCGCCGATGTTCGAGTGAGGAAAAGGGGAGAGGTAAAGTGA